One Arthrobacter sp. StoSoilB19 DNA window includes the following coding sequences:
- a CDS encoding sugar ABC transporter permease — MTVTDRVKPQSAGGQSPRPAGAKSVRRLAFSQQVSRWDVKLSPYLYISPFFILFAVTGLFPLVYTAWVSLHNWNLIGGQGKFTGLDNYAFIVAQPYFWNAVGNTFSIFILSSVPQVVIALVIAAVLDANLRARTFWRMGVLVPFVVAPVAVGLIFNNLFADQFGLVNGMLTAAGLDPVRWHSESVASHLAIATMVNFRWTGYNALIFLAAMQAIPRDVFEAATIDGAGRLRQFFSVTVPMLRPTVIFVVITSTIGGLQIFDEPRVFDQSGLGGADRQWQTLTMYIWELGWGQRNFGRASAVAWLLFLIIVLIALLNFLITKRIASNGGRK; from the coding sequence ATGACTGTCACCGACCGGGTCAAGCCCCAAAGCGCCGGGGGACAGTCCCCGCGTCCGGCGGGCGCGAAGAGTGTCCGGCGCCTGGCCTTCTCGCAGCAGGTCTCCAGGTGGGACGTAAAGCTGTCCCCCTACCTCTACATCTCGCCGTTCTTTATCCTGTTCGCCGTCACCGGTCTGTTCCCGCTGGTGTACACGGCATGGGTTTCCCTGCACAACTGGAACCTCATCGGCGGCCAGGGGAAGTTCACGGGCCTGGATAACTACGCCTTCATCGTGGCCCAGCCCTACTTCTGGAACGCCGTGGGCAACACCTTCAGCATCTTCATCCTGTCCTCCGTTCCCCAGGTTGTTATCGCCCTGGTGATAGCGGCGGTGCTGGACGCGAACCTGAGGGCGAGGACGTTCTGGCGGATGGGGGTCCTGGTCCCCTTCGTCGTGGCGCCGGTGGCAGTAGGCCTGATCTTCAACAATCTCTTTGCGGACCAGTTTGGGCTGGTTAACGGGATGTTGACGGCGGCAGGGCTGGACCCGGTCCGGTGGCATTCAGAGTCCGTTGCGAGCCACCTGGCTATTGCCACCATGGTGAACTTCCGCTGGACCGGCTACAACGCGCTGATCTTCCTCGCAGCAATGCAGGCCATACCCCGGGATGTGTTCGAGGCGGCAACAATCGACGGCGCGGGCAGGCTGCGGCAGTTCTTTTCCGTGACCGTTCCCATGCTGCGGCCAACGGTGATCTTCGTGGTGATCACATCCACCATCGGTGGTCTTCAGATTTTCGACGAACCGCGGGTTTTCGACCAGTCCGGCCTGGGCGGAGCGGACAGGCAGTGGCAGACGCTGACCATGTACATCTGGGAACTCGGCTGGGGCCAGCGCAACTTCGGCAGGGCATCTGCCGTGGCCTGGCTGCTCTTCCTGATCATCGTGCTGATCGCCCTGCTCAACTTCCTCATCACCAAACGCATCGCAAGCAACGGAGGCCGCAAGTGA
- a CDS encoding family 1 glycosylhydrolase, whose product MSPTRLEFPEGFLWGAATAAYQIEGAAHTGGREDSIWDVFARLPGAVADGHNGEVACDHYRLYKQDVALMGKLHMKAYRFSTSWARCVPDGVTPNPEGIAFYSRLVDELLAAGITPWLTLYHWDLPQALEEKGGWANRDTAYRFAEYAALMHSVLGDRVRIWTTLNEPWCSAFLGYAAGIHAPGRQEPRSALAAAHHLLLGHGLAVRELRRRDASTSLGITLNLTVADPRDPGSAGDRDAARRIDGQFNRIFLDPLFRGEYPDDLLADVAHLGMADLVHDGDLDLISTPLDLLGVNYYHGESLTKDPADPGEQAGQETTSVPGQAARPVSSPFVAADGARSVPRGLPRTGMGWEVQPEGLRRLLNRLHGDYTGPAGIPMYITENGAAYNDVPNEAGFVDDQDRLGFFAAHLQAVHGAIEDGVDVRGYLAWSLLDNFEWSFGYHQRFGLVRVDYPTQNRVPKASGLWYAAVASGNAMTAASNLVPASGQGVVLSV is encoded by the coding sequence ATGAGTCCCACCCGACTTGAATTTCCGGAGGGTTTCCTCTGGGGCGCGGCAACAGCTGCCTATCAGATCGAAGGCGCAGCACACACCGGCGGCCGAGAGGACTCCATCTGGGATGTGTTCGCCCGGCTGCCCGGTGCCGTCGCGGACGGCCACAACGGTGAGGTGGCCTGCGACCACTACCGGCTCTACAAGCAGGACGTGGCGCTCATGGGCAAGCTGCACATGAAGGCGTACCGGTTCTCCACGTCCTGGGCGCGCTGCGTGCCCGACGGCGTCACACCCAACCCGGAAGGGATCGCCTTCTACTCCCGCCTGGTGGATGAACTGCTGGCCGCCGGGATCACGCCATGGCTGACCCTCTACCACTGGGACCTGCCACAGGCACTTGAAGAGAAAGGCGGCTGGGCCAACCGGGACACCGCATACCGTTTCGCCGAGTACGCGGCCCTGATGCACAGCGTGCTGGGGGACCGGGTCCGCATCTGGACGACCCTTAACGAGCCGTGGTGCTCGGCTTTCCTTGGCTACGCTGCCGGCATCCATGCCCCGGGGCGTCAGGAGCCCCGTTCAGCCCTTGCTGCGGCACACCACCTTTTGCTGGGTCACGGCCTGGCGGTCCGGGAACTCCGGCGCCGAGACGCTTCAACGTCCCTGGGCATTACCCTGAACCTGACGGTCGCCGATCCCAGGGACCCCGGCAGCGCCGGCGACCGGGACGCTGCCAGGCGGATCGACGGGCAGTTCAACAGGATTTTCCTTGACCCGTTGTTCCGCGGCGAGTATCCGGACGATCTCCTGGCAGACGTCGCACACCTGGGAATGGCTGACCTGGTGCATGACGGTGACCTGGATCTTATTTCCACGCCGCTGGACCTGCTGGGCGTCAACTACTATCACGGTGAATCCCTCACGAAGGACCCGGCGGACCCCGGGGAACAGGCGGGGCAGGAGACGACGTCGGTCCCCGGGCAGGCAGCGCGCCCGGTGTCCTCCCCTTTCGTGGCGGCCGACGGGGCGCGGTCGGTTCCAAGGGGCCTGCCAAGAACGGGCATGGGCTGGGAGGTCCAGCCGGAGGGGCTGCGGCGCCTGCTCAACCGGCTGCATGGAGACTACACCGGCCCCGCCGGGATCCCCATGTACATCACCGAAAACGGGGCCGCCTACAATGATGTTCCCAATGAAGCGGGGTTCGTGGACGACCAGGACCGGCTGGGGTTCTTCGCAGCCCATCTCCAGGCCGTCCACGGGGCCATCGAAGACGGCGTGGATGTCCGCGGCTATCTCGCATGGTCCCTGCTGGACAACTTTGAATGGTCCTTTGGATACCATCAGCGCTTCGGCCTGGTCCGGGTGGACTATCCAACCCAGAATCGTGTCCCGAAAGCGAGCGGTTTGTGGTACGCGGCGGTGGCATCCGGCAACGCCATGACGGCGGCCAGCAACCTCGTGCCGGCATCAGGTCAAGGTGTCGTATTGTCGGTGTAA
- a CDS encoding carbohydrate ABC transporter permease → MSSIPMIEQSAGKGAAKAAARRGPGTRKQRSGHGSDRRPGFLTYGFLGAVLLASLFPLYWSFLVGSHDNTALSRGIPLLPGGNFLANAAKVFASIPFWKAMGNSLMVSCVTAASVVVFSTLAGFAFAKLRFRGSKALLVFVIATMAVPTQLGVVPLFILMSKLGWTGSLWAVIIPGVVTAFGVFWMTQYLRDALPDELIEAVRMDGASMIQAFWHVGFPAARPAAAMLALFTFVATWTNFFWPFIVLDPSNPTLPVALQLLQAAHFVDYSVVLAGAVLATIPLLLLFIAAGRQLVSGIMQGAVKG, encoded by the coding sequence GTGAGCTCCATTCCCATGATCGAACAGTCCGCCGGGAAAGGGGCGGCCAAGGCAGCAGCGCGGCGCGGGCCAGGTACCCGGAAACAAAGGTCGGGCCACGGAAGTGACCGCCGGCCCGGCTTCCTCACCTACGGCTTCCTGGGCGCTGTCCTCCTGGCGTCCCTCTTTCCGCTCTATTGGTCCTTCCTGGTGGGCAGCCACGACAACACCGCACTGAGCCGCGGCATCCCGCTGCTGCCTGGCGGGAACTTCCTGGCCAACGCCGCCAAAGTCTTTGCCAGCATTCCGTTCTGGAAGGCAATGGGCAACAGCCTTATGGTCTCCTGCGTGACGGCGGCATCCGTCGTCGTGTTCTCCACCCTTGCCGGATTCGCCTTCGCCAAGCTCCGCTTCCGCGGCAGCAAGGCGCTGCTGGTGTTTGTCATCGCAACCATGGCCGTTCCCACCCAGCTCGGCGTAGTCCCGCTGTTTATCCTGATGTCCAAACTGGGATGGACCGGATCCCTCTGGGCCGTCATCATCCCCGGCGTTGTTACCGCATTCGGCGTCTTCTGGATGACCCAGTACCTGCGCGACGCCCTCCCGGATGAACTGATTGAAGCTGTGAGGATGGACGGTGCTTCCATGATCCAGGCCTTCTGGCACGTCGGATTCCCGGCGGCAAGGCCTGCTGCCGCCATGCTCGCGTTGTTCACTTTCGTGGCCACCTGGACGAACTTCTTCTGGCCGTTCATTGTCCTTGACCCTTCGAACCCCACCCTTCCGGTGGCCCTGCAGCTGCTCCAGGCGGCCCACTTCGTGGACTACTCCGTGGTCCTGGCCGGCGCAGTCCTGGCCACCATCCCGCTCCTGCTCCTCTTTATCGCTGCAGGCCGGCAACTCGTATCTGGAATTATGCAAGGAGCAGTCAAAGGATGA